The Anabaena sp. WA102 genome contains a region encoding:
- the recJ gene encoding single-stranded-DNA-specific exonuclease RecJ, with translation MEWILTGTEQPPDWFIELVKKYVPTTGGNFAAQLFWQRGIQDQEKLAAFINYQSYQPANSFEFGQEMNLAVQRLITAGKTGEKIVIWGDFDADGITSTAVLWDGLGEFFQQHRQLSYYIPNRLIESHGLNQPGIDNLAAQGCKLIITCDTGSTNISEIIYAQNLGIDVIVTDHHTLPPERPPVVAIINPRYLAKEHPLYHLSGVAVAYKLVEALYISLPDIPEHPLTDLLDLVAVGLIADLVQLSGDCRYLAQLGIQQLHTDFKKIPSARRRPGVGKLLELCQKSGDRPTDISFGLGPRINAVSRIHGDASFCIELLTSRDMQRCQQLAEETELANSRRKSLQKDVQVQVTKKLSQLDLSTTSVIVLEDPQWAGGVLGLVAGQIAQETGRPTILLSTEAKENKTDSSPSLARGSARSINSVDLYQLVQEQAHLLHRFGGHPFAAGLSLLVENIPLFTAAINQKLRQSLGGINLTPTVQADLVVTVADLGKDLFLELKLLEPCGMGNPIPKLLIKNCWFENSWHKNQEDLKGNKIQYIKTDFNIRDNSTNNPFPGIWWGHYKEELPIGRCDCIAEIDFNSFKKRYEIRLIAVRPNTESELKTKNSALILDWRNQENLTELTSEKSLLIMQDCPTNWDNLRLWVKQSLNQKKQLVIAWKKPHNLTPKDIWLTLLGISKYLSRKNQPVTQVQLLEKLGISDQTLYLGFQALKHLGFIIQRQDNHLQIIWDSTYHYQPADHVINKFLAAVREEQFQQDYFFHVPLSIIIAMIGE, from the coding sequence ATGGAATGGATTTTAACAGGAACGGAACAACCTCCTGATTGGTTTATCGAATTAGTGAAAAAATACGTACCAACAACAGGTGGTAACTTTGCTGCTCAATTATTTTGGCAACGGGGAATTCAAGATCAAGAAAAGTTAGCGGCTTTTATTAATTATCAAAGTTATCAACCTGCCAATTCTTTTGAATTTGGACAAGAAATGAATTTGGCTGTACAACGGTTAATAACTGCGGGGAAAACAGGAGAAAAAATTGTTATTTGGGGAGATTTTGATGCCGATGGAATTACCTCGACTGCGGTATTATGGGATGGTTTAGGTGAATTTTTTCAGCAACATCGTCAATTAAGTTATTATATTCCCAATCGTTTAATAGAATCTCATGGTTTAAATCAGCCAGGAATTGATAATTTAGCCGCCCAAGGTTGTAAATTAATTATTACTTGTGATACAGGCAGTACAAATATTTCAGAAATCATCTATGCCCAAAATTTAGGGATAGATGTAATTGTGACTGACCATCATACATTACCACCAGAACGCCCCCCGGTTGTCGCCATTATTAACCCGCGTTATTTAGCAAAAGAACATCCTTTATATCATCTTTCTGGTGTGGCAGTTGCTTATAAATTGGTGGAAGCATTATATATAAGTTTGCCAGATATTCCCGAACATCCATTAACAGATTTATTAGATTTAGTAGCAGTAGGATTAATTGCCGATTTAGTCCAATTAAGTGGTGATTGTCGCTATTTGGCACAGTTGGGAATTCAACAATTACACACAGACTTTAAAAAAATCCCATCAGCCAGAAGAAGACCAGGAGTGGGGAAATTATTAGAATTATGCCAGAAAAGTGGCGATCGCCCCACAGATATTTCCTTTGGTTTGGGACCCCGCATTAACGCCGTTAGTCGCATTCATGGTGATGCTAGTTTCTGTATAGAATTATTAACCAGTAGAGATATGCAGCGTTGTCAACAACTTGCAGAAGAAACAGAATTAGCTAATTCCCGTCGCAAATCTTTACAAAAAGATGTCCAAGTCCAAGTTACTAAAAAACTCAGTCAATTAGACTTATCAACCACCAGCGTCATCGTTTTAGAAGATCCTCAATGGGCAGGTGGTGTTTTAGGTCTGGTTGCCGGACAAATTGCCCAAGAAACAGGGCGACCGACAATTTTGTTAAGTACAGAAGCAAAAGAAAATAAGACGGATTCTAGCCCATCTCTAGCACGAGGTTCTGCCCGTTCCATTAACTCCGTTGATTTATATCAATTAGTTCAAGAACAAGCCCATTTATTACATCGTTTTGGAGGACATCCCTTTGCTGCGGGTTTGAGTTTATTAGTAGAAAATATTCCCCTATTTACAGCCGCCATTAACCAGAAATTACGTCAATCTTTAGGAGGAATAAATCTCACTCCAACAGTGCAAGCTGATTTGGTGGTGACAGTTGCCGATTTAGGCAAAGATTTATTTTTAGAATTAAAACTATTAGAACCCTGTGGAATGGGCAATCCTATCCCCAAATTATTAATCAAAAACTGTTGGTTTGAAAATTCTTGGCATAAAAATCAAGAAGATTTAAAAGGAAATAAAATCCAATATATTAAAACTGACTTCAATATTCGAGATAATTCTACCAACAATCCGTTTCCGGGGATTTGGTGGGGACACTATAAAGAAGAATTGCCTATTGGTAGATGTGATTGTATTGCCGAAATTGATTTTAACAGCTTTAAAAAACGTTATGAAATTAGATTAATCGCCGTCCGTCCTAATACGGAAAGTGAATTAAAAACCAAAAATTCAGCATTAATTTTAGATTGGCGAAATCAGGAAAATTTAACCGAACTAACCTCAGAAAAATCATTATTAATTATGCAAGATTGCCCTACTAATTGGGATAATTTACGTTTGTGGGTAAAGCAATCACTAAATCAGAAAAAACAATTAGTTATTGCTTGGAAAAAACCCCATAATTTAACTCCCAAGGACATTTGGTTAACTTTATTAGGCATTTCTAAATACCTGAGTCGAAAAAATCAACCTGTTACCCAAGTCCAACTTTTAGAGAAACTAGGTATTAGTGATCAAACCCTATATTTGGGTTTTCAAGCATTAAAACATTTAGGATTTATCATCCAACGTCAAGATAATCATCTACAAATAATCTGGGATTCCACATATCATTACCAACCAGCAGATCATGTTATTAACAAATTTTTAGCCGCAGTCAGAGAAGAACAATTTCAACAAGATTATTTTTTTCATGTGCCTTTATCTATTATTATTGCCATGATTGGTGAATAA
- a CDS encoding molybdenum cofactor biosynthesis protein MoaE, whose protein sequence is MITTKPRVEDSFGITLAPLSVEEIYSKADNPANGAVVLMSGMVRNQTDGKSVVALEYQVYEPMALQVFYQIADDIRHQWSDVSRVVIYHRIGRLLVGEISVVVAVGCPHRGEAFAACEYAIDTLKHNAPIWKKEHYSLLGEDGSPIADSSWVSIKNCNH, encoded by the coding sequence ATGATTACAACTAAACCCAGGGTTGAAGATAGTTTTGGGATTACATTAGCTCCATTGTCTGTGGAAGAAATCTACAGTAAAGCAGATAATCCTGCTAATGGTGCTGTGGTGCTGATGAGTGGTATGGTTCGTAATCAAACTGATGGTAAGTCTGTGGTAGCTTTGGAATATCAGGTTTATGAACCGATGGCTTTACAGGTATTTTATCAAATTGCTGATGATATTCGCCATCAATGGTCTGATGTGAGTCGGGTGGTAATATATCATCGCATTGGCAGATTATTAGTTGGGGAAATTAGTGTGGTTGTGGCTGTGGGTTGTCCCCATCGTGGTGAGGCTTTTGCCGCTTGTGAGTATGCTATTGATACACTCAAACATAATGCGCCAATTTGGAAAAAGGAACACTACAGCTTGCTAGGTGAAGATGGTTCTCCCATAGCAGACTCTAGTTGGGTATCTATTAAAAACTGTAACCATTAA